Proteins encoded by one window of Sphaerochaeta sp.:
- a CDS encoding dihydroorotate dehydrogenase, protein MNPFASLKSLTGRIPLATVSGVATTNEEMIRYFDREIPDVDLITTKSFQVVPNPGNPEPVICETQTGCFGNSVGLKNVGMKEAQAELKRLRGERMRALLNVSLSANSPEDFITLIRTLCPYADLVELNFSCPHAAKGYGASIGCDASIASMYVRTIRKAIPDLSVPLFVKLTPNVPDIGSIAKAVMEAGADGITAINTVGPVEHRDPDSGYSILINKVGGKGGKSGRWVKEDALHAVRAIRNAVGADIPIIGMGGVSTGTDAAAMVQAGADVVGIGSALGMVNQQEWPRYLEAVGSEAFAMLHGENPVLRSEGYLRTERKMAYRRHRIVEKETYGPDTVILTLDGELPSKAGEFVFLWIPEVGEKPFSVATTSPLRFIIKDRGPFTKHLCALKKGDELFVRGLYGMPVAVKQSRHALLIAGGTGVAVLPMLCDELKKQGTDITMLVGTSVPVSGPGLFEPVLSPYGSFHTVADDGVPGRVLGLLDTMDIPRDTAAYLVGPTKFMAIAAKKLVDRGVPSGMISVSLEKMTRCGIGLCGECAVGDRLACQWGTFMEYDWLMSNAKELLR, encoded by the coding sequence GTGAATCCCTTCGCTTCCCTGAAATCCCTTACCGGAAGGATTCCGTTGGCCACCGTCAGCGGAGTGGCGACGACCAATGAGGAGATGATCCGGTATTTTGATCGGGAGATTCCTGATGTTGATCTCATCACGACGAAAAGTTTCCAGGTCGTGCCAAACCCGGGGAATCCCGAACCGGTGATCTGCGAAACCCAAACCGGTTGCTTCGGCAACTCGGTGGGATTGAAGAATGTCGGGATGAAGGAAGCGCAGGCGGAGTTGAAACGGCTGCGAGGAGAAAGGATGCGTGCCTTGCTGAATGTCTCCCTTTCGGCAAACAGTCCCGAGGACTTCATCACGTTGATCCGTACCCTCTGCCCGTACGCTGACCTGGTCGAACTGAACTTCAGCTGCCCTCACGCGGCAAAAGGGTATGGGGCGTCCATCGGCTGTGACGCGTCCATCGCATCGATGTACGTACGTACCATCCGGAAAGCGATCCCGGATCTTTCCGTCCCGCTGTTCGTCAAGCTGACCCCCAATGTGCCGGATATCGGGTCCATCGCCAAAGCGGTGATGGAAGCCGGCGCTGATGGCATCACCGCCATCAACACCGTCGGTCCGGTGGAACACCGGGATCCAGACAGCGGCTATTCCATTTTGATCAACAAGGTGGGAGGCAAAGGCGGAAAAAGCGGTCGTTGGGTGAAGGAAGACGCGCTTCATGCGGTCCGCGCCATCCGAAATGCCGTCGGAGCCGATATCCCGATCATCGGTATGGGAGGCGTATCCACCGGAACGGATGCCGCCGCCATGGTGCAGGCGGGAGCCGATGTGGTCGGCATCGGCAGTGCCCTGGGCATGGTGAACCAACAAGAGTGGCCACGATACCTGGAGGCGGTGGGAAGCGAGGCGTTTGCCATGCTCCATGGAGAGAATCCCGTGCTTCGAAGTGAGGGATACCTCCGTACGGAACGCAAAATGGCTTACCGGCGTCATCGCATCGTGGAAAAAGAGACGTATGGCCCGGATACGGTGATCCTCACGTTGGACGGGGAACTGCCCAGCAAGGCGGGGGAGTTCGTGTTCCTGTGGATCCCTGAGGTCGGTGAGAAACCGTTCAGTGTGGCGACGACCAGCCCGCTGCGGTTCATCATCAAGGACAGGGGTCCGTTCACCAAACACCTGTGCGCGCTCAAAAAAGGGGATGAACTGTTCGTCCGAGGCCTGTATGGCATGCCGGTGGCGGTGAAGCAAAGCCGGCACGCGTTGCTCATTGCCGGGGGGACCGGAGTGGCCGTGCTGCCGATGCTCTGCGACGAGCTGAAGAAGCAGGGAACGGACATTACCATGCTGGTGGGGACCAGCGTGCCGGTTTCCGGTCCTGGCCTGTTCGAGCCGGTACTCAGTCCGTACGGCTCATTCCACACCGTAGCGGATGACGGTGTTCCTGGTCGGGTCCTCGGCTTGTTGGATACGATGGATATTCCCAGGGATACGGCCGCCTACCTGGTCGGACCGACGAAATTCATGGCGATTGCGGCAAAGAAGCTGGTGGATCGCGGGGTTCCGTCGGGGATGATCAGCGTGTCACTGGAGAAAATGACCCGCTGTGGCATTGGCCTGTGCGGAGAATGTGCCGTCGGAGATCGTCTCGCCTGCCAGTGGGGGACGTTCATGGAGTATGACTGGCTCATGTCCAACGCCAAGGAGCTCCTCAGATGA
- the pyrF gene encoding orotidine-5'-phosphate decarboxylase, protein MTYQELLCTSAKDVGNCTCMGLDPQLSCLPGEDSEPVRDRLNTYYRQLFRRMNLSGLAPAAFKPNIGFFALLDHPREEDFSGSQALSDVLDMVENFFPGIPVILDAKRGDIARSSQNYAIEAFDVWGVDSVTVAPYMGTDSVSPFSAYGPEKGVYVLNRTSNPGGKDLQDLICGDGPLYLQVARLIQTWKTGAVVGATNMQELGDLVSFYQKSPVPLLIPGVGSQGGSATQVMEVLRSHGYPLELVRINSSSGLTQPWKHGPAPEDWLDQCIAAIRTLTEETAL, encoded by the coding sequence ATGACCTACCAAGAACTGCTTTGCACATCGGCAAAAGATGTCGGCAACTGCACCTGCATGGGGCTGGATCCCCAACTGTCCTGTCTTCCCGGCGAAGACAGTGAACCGGTCCGTGACCGGCTCAACACGTACTACCGCCAGCTGTTTCGCCGGATGAATCTCTCCGGGTTGGCCCCTGCGGCGTTCAAACCGAACATCGGGTTTTTCGCCCTGCTTGACCATCCGCGGGAAGAGGATTTCTCCGGTTCCCAGGCGCTCAGTGATGTGCTGGACATGGTGGAGAATTTCTTCCCCGGTATTCCGGTGATTCTGGACGCGAAGCGGGGGGACATCGCCCGCAGCAGCCAGAATTACGCCATTGAGGCGTTCGATGTCTGGGGAGTGGACTCCGTCACCGTCGCTCCGTATATGGGGACGGATTCCGTCTCTCCGTTCTCCGCCTATGGTCCGGAGAAAGGGGTGTACGTCCTGAACCGGACCAGCAATCCCGGAGGAAAAGACCTGCAGGACCTGATCTGCGGCGATGGTCCGTTGTACCTCCAGGTGGCGCGTCTGATCCAGACATGGAAGACCGGCGCCGTGGTGGGGGCGACCAACATGCAGGAGTTGGGAGACTTGGTATCGTTCTATCAGAAATCCCCCGTACCCCTTCTGATCCCCGGAGTGGGGAGCCAAGGAGGATCGGCAACCCAGGTGATGGAGGTGCTCCGTTCCCACGGGTATCCGTTGGAGCTGGTGCGCATCAACAGTTCCAGTGGCTTGACCCAGCCGTGGAAGCATGGTCCCGCCCCTGAGGATTGGCTGGATCAGTGCATCGCGGCGATCCGTACCCTTACCGAGGAGACGGCCCTGTGA
- a CDS encoding orotate phosphoribosyltransferase, whose translation MSEDYAALLAEKALENGAIRLSPDNPFTWASGYRMPIYNDNRQFLADWKSRAMIADAFCDLLAQTGYDPQNIAGTSTAGIPHATTLADRLHKSLSYVRSASKDHGLHQKIEGLDASGSYHHAKVLLIEDLISTGGSSVDAVTSIVQAEGSCDYCFAIFTYGLQASTDAFAALLPACTLKTILDYPTLLFHAEKRGYLTSAQVKTLAAWREDPFGWGEANGWPKEEKK comes from the coding sequence ATGAGTGAAGACTATGCCGCCTTGCTGGCGGAAAAAGCGTTGGAGAACGGAGCCATCCGGCTCAGTCCGGACAATCCGTTCACCTGGGCGAGCGGATACCGGATGCCAATCTACAACGACAACCGGCAGTTCCTGGCGGATTGGAAAAGTAGGGCGATGATCGCTGACGCGTTCTGCGACTTGTTGGCGCAGACTGGCTACGACCCCCAGAACATCGCAGGGACATCAACGGCAGGCATCCCCCACGCCACCACGCTGGCCGATCGCCTGCACAAAAGCCTGTCCTATGTACGGAGTGCTTCCAAAGACCACGGACTGCATCAGAAGATCGAGGGGTTGGACGCGTCGGGGAGCTATCACCACGCAAAGGTGTTGCTGATCGAGGATTTGATCTCCACCGGAGGCTCTTCGGTGGACGCGGTCACTTCCATCGTGCAGGCGGAAGGCTCGTGTGATTATTGCTTCGCCATCTTCACCTACGGACTGCAGGCAAGCACGGACGCGTTCGCCGCGTTACTCCCTGCCTGCACATTGAAAACCATTCTGGACTATCCTACCTTGTTGTTCCACGCAGAGAAGCGGGGATACCTCACCTCGGCGCAGGTGAAGACCCTTGCCGCGTGGCGAGAAGATCCCTTTGGGTGGGGCGAGGCCAACGGATGGCCGAAGGAGGAAAAGAAATGA
- the pyrB gene encoding aspartate carbamoyltransferase, protein MAESNLFASRSLCEISDLTIDERKYLFGQVRTLKKAIQENDEATMDRYRVKQPDFGIYEVFLEDSTRTKESFRNAADFLQVKVNELNTTVSSINKGESFADTFHTLAGYHNCIFIIRSKVEGLCRWLKEDCSAYAKRNGLPYTPAFVNAGDGRHEHPTQELLDEFTILEDNGFDYDDLHIALVGDLFHGRTVHSKADGLKLFSHVKVDLIAPPELQMPDNYRIKMEENGFTVRVFSSIEEYLAQKDISAMWYFTRPQLERMGEQILQKADMLRSAITFRKEFMDKLLPGTKFYHPLPRHKLHPTIPTFLDNTPLNAWERQSINGMYVRICLLSLIAGQIGGDYVPPVAPDTSEEEDYIVQVDLSRHPVKEKMVSEGVHPIKNGIVIDHICRGDSPSEIRDHMRLISRVLHLDESKGGEWVSNGHKEGEEKTYKGIIFRPDAPELDRKDLKRLAAVAPGCTLNIVKDGKVVRKYRLHMPPRIYNFDDLQCSNEACISNPTECEGVPAMFYRTKDNQFECAYCGRTHTFKEIWKNAK, encoded by the coding sequence ATGGCGGAAAGCAATCTGTTTGCGTCACGGTCCTTGTGCGAGATCTCTGATCTCACCATCGACGAGCGGAAGTACCTGTTTGGACAAGTACGCACCTTGAAGAAGGCGATTCAGGAAAACGATGAGGCCACGATGGACCGGTATCGGGTGAAACAGCCGGATTTCGGCATCTACGAGGTGTTTTTGGAAGACAGCACCCGCACCAAGGAGAGTTTTCGCAACGCGGCGGATTTTCTCCAGGTGAAGGTCAACGAACTGAACACCACCGTCTCCTCCATCAACAAAGGGGAGAGTTTCGCCGATACGTTCCATACGCTTGCCGGATACCACAACTGCATCTTCATCATCCGCAGCAAGGTGGAAGGCCTCTGCCGCTGGCTGAAGGAGGATTGCAGCGCCTACGCCAAGCGCAACGGACTGCCGTACACCCCAGCGTTCGTCAACGCCGGAGACGGCCGGCATGAGCATCCCACCCAGGAGTTGCTGGATGAGTTCACCATCCTGGAAGACAACGGATTTGACTATGACGACCTGCACATCGCCCTGGTTGGCGATCTGTTCCACGGCCGGACCGTCCACTCCAAGGCGGATGGCCTGAAACTGTTCTCCCACGTCAAGGTGGATCTCATCGCGCCACCGGAGCTGCAGATGCCGGACAACTACCGCATCAAGATGGAGGAGAATGGATTCACCGTACGCGTCTTCAGTTCCATCGAGGAATACCTGGCGCAGAAGGACATCAGCGCCATGTGGTACTTCACCCGGCCGCAACTGGAGCGGATGGGCGAGCAGATCCTGCAGAAAGCGGACATGCTCCGCTCTGCCATCACGTTCCGCAAGGAATTCATGGACAAACTGCTTCCCGGTACAAAATTCTACCATCCGCTTCCCCGGCACAAACTCCATCCGACCATCCCGACGTTCCTGGACAACACGCCGCTGAACGCGTGGGAGCGGCAATCCATCAACGGGATGTATGTCCGCATCTGCCTGCTCTCCTTGATCGCCGGCCAGATCGGCGGGGATTATGTGCCTCCCGTTGCTCCGGACACATCGGAAGAGGAGGATTACATCGTTCAGGTGGATCTCTCACGCCATCCGGTGAAGGAGAAGATGGTCAGCGAAGGTGTGCACCCCATCAAGAATGGCATCGTCATCGACCATATCTGCCGGGGGGACAGCCCGTCGGAGATACGGGACCACATGCGGTTGATCAGCAGGGTGCTCCACCTGGATGAATCCAAAGGCGGGGAGTGGGTGTCAAACGGACACAAAGAAGGGGAGGAGAAGACCTACAAGGGAATCATTTTCCGTCCTGACGCGCCGGAACTGGACAGGAAAGACCTGAAACGCTTGGCTGCCGTCGCTCCCGGGTGTACGCTGAACATCGTCAAGGATGGCAAGGTGGTACGCAAGTACCGGCTTCATATGCCGCCCCGCATCTACAACTTTGATGACCTGCAGTGTTCCAACGAGGCGTGCATCTCCAATCCCACTGAGTGCGAAGGGGTTCCGGCGATGTTCTACCGTACCAAGGACAACCAGTTTGAATGTGCCTACTGCGGACGTACCCATACGTTCAAGGAAATTTGGAAGAACGCCAAATAA
- a CDS encoding polysaccharide biosynthesis tyrosine autokinase, with protein MNEQENNTMAYEEEGISLSELFGILKKYIGWCIFGFLIVVGIGIAYVMTAIPQYESSATILVNPIQESSTMDSLLSESFSNGTKKIATETELLSSSLNIQRTLDQLDLSSYFNHDGIPYSDPTVLGGPGAVESLKKRLTVTTVKDTNLVKLTFTDSNPQFAHDFTEKLCRSYDVILTDIARNSKSAQRQFIENQIPENDAELKKATDALGNFRKASDIIQLTDKTSLLVSGDVYYQMKLEPLQMEYQEAQIGIAQFQKGWASAFSTPLPTVEEIKQDKEITSLLGRLNDLQEELTMYEAVAALNISGSANAGGTGTVLGMNAAAVSRTTQTQTRTNDLNNSILQVKKQILDRIGVICGVKGADTYYQSVSKLLSTEVLISVLQSREKVYSDELSKLPDLQTQLADLEREVKVYESVGLKLRDMLQETKLVEAAVNSNVTVIDAASMPIKPVKPNKMSILAVSALLGLAFGVLLALLINSQDDTISTIEELKKTQGKDIPMLTWIPFFLPNQKSKYPTLVVYNQPLSFQAERFKLIANLFYTNKPTGKLLSITSCGMAEGKSTIITNIAVSLAEMGKKVLLVDGDLRLPSLMPFFKLDPKDVKGMVDVVMGQETLDKVILIPIADIPNLHLLPSGTKPLVPSAIYTNPAMKETLQGLEKLYDYIIIDAPPLLHASELLTIGNLVDGMLIVVRSEVTTKSGLRELIDTFNSASIRISGTVLNACGRSALVSANGSSRYGSYAYSYYGKGYGYGYGDGTPQQRHTSRWYKIRYRKDVKARSSVKGALGTAPLAFPEGMPEEQFETPVYNPLMHSLHTSATMHDDPDSLAGLNAIEKDPSAKGGKGH; from the coding sequence ATGAACGAACAAGAAAACAATACCATGGCATATGAAGAGGAAGGCATCTCCCTCTCTGAACTTTTTGGCATTCTGAAGAAGTATATCGGATGGTGTATCTTCGGTTTCCTGATCGTCGTCGGTATAGGGATCGCCTATGTGATGACGGCTATTCCCCAGTACGAATCCTCAGCGACGATTCTGGTCAACCCCATTCAGGAAAGTTCCACAATGGACAGCCTGCTTTCGGAAAGTTTTTCCAATGGGACGAAAAAGATCGCAACGGAAACGGAATTGCTCTCCAGTTCATTGAATATCCAACGTACTCTTGATCAACTCGATTTGAGTTCATATTTCAACCATGACGGTATTCCGTACAGCGATCCTACGGTGCTTGGTGGTCCGGGAGCGGTGGAGTCGCTGAAAAAGCGTCTGACCGTCACCACGGTGAAGGACACCAACTTGGTCAAATTGACCTTTACCGACAGTAATCCCCAGTTCGCCCATGATTTCACCGAGAAACTGTGCCGCAGCTATGATGTGATCCTCACCGATATCGCACGGAATTCCAAGAGCGCCCAACGGCAGTTCATCGAAAACCAGATTCCGGAGAACGATGCCGAATTGAAGAAGGCGACCGATGCGCTGGGGAATTTCCGCAAAGCCAGTGACATCATCCAGCTGACCGACAAAACCTCGCTTCTGGTCAGTGGAGACGTGTACTACCAGATGAAGCTTGAACCGTTGCAGATGGAGTATCAGGAAGCGCAGATCGGCATCGCGCAGTTCCAGAAGGGATGGGCATCCGCATTCTCCACTCCGTTGCCGACGGTAGAGGAGATCAAGCAGGACAAAGAGATCACCTCGTTGTTGGGTCGCCTGAATGATCTGCAGGAAGAGCTGACCATGTATGAGGCGGTCGCAGCGCTGAACATCAGCGGGAGCGCCAACGCCGGTGGCACCGGTACGGTGCTCGGCATGAACGCCGCTGCCGTCAGCAGAACCACCCAGACGCAAACACGGACCAACGACCTGAACAATTCAATCCTCCAGGTGAAAAAGCAGATTCTGGATCGGATCGGGGTGATCTGTGGCGTGAAAGGGGCGGACACCTATTATCAGTCGGTGTCCAAACTTCTCTCCACGGAAGTATTGATTTCCGTGTTGCAGAGTCGAGAAAAAGTATACAGCGATGAACTTTCCAAACTCCCTGACCTGCAGACCCAGCTGGCTGATCTGGAACGGGAAGTGAAGGTGTATGAGTCGGTTGGACTGAAACTTCGGGATATGCTGCAGGAGACCAAACTGGTGGAGGCGGCCGTCAACAGTAACGTCACGGTGATTGACGCGGCGTCCATGCCGATCAAACCGGTCAAGCCAAACAAGATGTCGATTCTCGCTGTTTCCGCTCTGCTCGGATTGGCGTTCGGCGTCCTTCTTGCATTGTTGATCAACTCCCAGGATGATACGATTTCCACCATTGAAGAGTTGAAGAAAACGCAGGGAAAGGACATCCCGATGCTGACATGGATACCGTTCTTCCTTCCGAACCAGAAGTCCAAATATCCTACGCTGGTGGTGTACAACCAACCGCTTTCCTTCCAGGCGGAACGGTTCAAGTTGATCGCCAATCTGTTCTACACCAACAAACCAACGGGAAAACTGCTGTCCATCACCAGTTGCGGTATGGCGGAAGGAAAGAGCACCATCATCACCAACATTGCCGTATCCTTGGCGGAAATGGGCAAAAAAGTGTTGCTGGTTGATGGTGACCTCCGGCTCCCCAGTTTGATGCCGTTCTTCAAGCTTGATCCAAAGGATGTCAAGGGAATGGTGGATGTCGTGATGGGGCAGGAGACCTTGGACAAGGTCATTCTCATACCCATCGCCGATATCCCCAACCTGCATCTGCTTCCCAGCGGCACCAAGCCGTTGGTTCCGTCGGCCATCTACACCAATCCCGCCATGAAGGAAACGTTGCAGGGACTGGAGAAACTGTATGATTACATTATCATTGACGCACCTCCGCTGCTCCATGCGTCCGAACTTCTCACGATTGGCAATCTGGTTGACGGTATGTTGATCGTTGTCCGTTCTGAAGTAACCACAAAGAGCGGATTACGTGAGTTGATCGACACGTTCAATTCCGCCAGTATTCGTATTTCCGGAACGGTGCTCAATGCCTGCGGACGCTCCGCGCTGGTTTCCGCCAACGGAAGTTCCCGGTATGGTTCCTATGCGTACTCTTACTACGGCAAAGGGTATGGCTACGGTTATGGTGATGGTACTCCCCAACAGAGACATACTTCCCGTTGGTACAAGATACGGTATCGGAAGGATGTGAAAGCAAGAAGCAGCGTCAAGGGGGCACTTGGGACGGCTCCGTTGGCGTTCCCCGAGGGAATGCCGGAAGAGCAGTTCGAGACGCCGGTATACAATCCGTTGATGCATTCGCTTCACACCAGCGCGACGATGCATGATGATCCTGACAGCCTTGCTGGGTTGAATGCCATTGAGAAGGATCCCTCCGCCAAAGGTGGAAAAGGGCACTGA
- a CDS encoding SLBB domain-containing protein — protein sequence MQQRILMAVSDVSYPITPGDTFRLSYTDSVNRIVTDLQVDSNYTVDIPAMGTIDAKGMTLPQLKEKIFALVGTYFAFSNPQLTMTGTGSFFVTVKGEVNSTGSYPAWGLSRLSSVVSDATNFASSRDVVVKSLDGTERQYDLYRALRKGDLTQDPLLKAGDVVTVGRADRIVTLSGRVFRPGTYQLLSGENLKDLVTTYGGGLMPGADIQRIRVQRFDGNTSQWNAEYVDLLERDSSLVSYDQVIVDSVEQTTGSVTIEGAIRSDEAYDATTSTAIVGQASGRIFYQFYPGETLQQMVRSLQGRLMTSSDYEHASFIRNGKKQTLNLKSMLSGMDTSEPLVLQTNDQLIIPFAQRFVTVTGAVTRPGTVRVCPGQDGGLLHCPCGRRHHGCLQTDFRQCDGWKWKQDAFGFDCGEGVQRQGEREYLCEGSRANSSGHRSGEFRSVDPVLFGVDIQRRKQFAIGGT from the coding sequence TTGCAGCAGCGGATTCTCATGGCCGTCAGTGATGTTTCATATCCGATTACCCCGGGGGACACGTTCCGGCTTTCCTACACGGATAGTGTCAACCGTATCGTCACCGATCTTCAGGTGGACAGCAATTACACGGTGGATATTCCTGCCATGGGGACAATTGACGCCAAAGGTATGACGCTGCCCCAACTGAAAGAAAAAATCTTTGCGCTGGTGGGGACATACTTTGCGTTTTCAAATCCCCAACTGACGATGACGGGAACGGGTTCGTTCTTTGTTACGGTGAAGGGTGAGGTGAATTCCACAGGTTCGTATCCGGCATGGGGGTTGTCCCGTCTCTCCTCCGTGGTATCCGACGCGACCAATTTCGCTTCCAGCAGAGATGTGGTTGTCAAGTCTCTGGATGGAACGGAACGCCAGTATGATCTCTATAGGGCGCTTCGCAAAGGCGATCTTACCCAGGACCCGCTCCTGAAGGCGGGTGATGTGGTGACGGTGGGGCGCGCCGATCGTATCGTGACGCTTTCCGGCCGTGTGTTCCGTCCAGGAACCTACCAATTGCTCTCCGGTGAGAACCTGAAGGATCTGGTGACCACCTATGGTGGTGGCCTGATGCCGGGAGCGGATATCCAGCGGATTCGTGTTCAACGGTTTGACGGCAATACCTCGCAATGGAACGCCGAGTACGTCGATCTTCTGGAAAGGGACAGTTCACTTGTCTCCTATGACCAGGTAATCGTTGATTCTGTCGAACAGACAACAGGAAGCGTGACGATTGAAGGCGCCATTCGGAGTGACGAGGCGTATGACGCCACAACCTCAACGGCGATTGTCGGACAGGCCAGTGGTCGGATTTTCTACCAGTTCTATCCTGGGGAAACACTCCAGCAGATGGTTCGTTCCCTGCAGGGACGGTTGATGACCTCCAGCGACTATGAGCACGCGTCATTTATTCGCAACGGGAAAAAACAGACGCTGAATCTCAAGAGCATGCTTTCCGGCATGGACACCAGTGAGCCGTTGGTCTTGCAGACGAACGACCAACTGATCATTCCGTTCGCGCAGCGCTTTGTCACCGTCACCGGGGCGGTCACCCGGCCGGGTACCGTACGCGTATGTCCCGGACAAGACGGCGGATTACTACATTGCCCTTGCGGGAGGCGTCACCACGGATGCCTACAAACCGATTTCCGTCAGTGTGACGGATGGAAGTGGAAACAAGATGCGTTCGGATTCGATTGTGGGGAAGGAGTACAGCGTCAAGGTGAAAGAGAATACCTTTGTGAGGGATCTCGCGCCAACAGTAGCGGTCATCGGTCTGGTGAGTTCCGTTCTGTCGATCCTGTACTATTCGGTGTTGACATACAAAGGCGTAAGCAGTTTGCAATAGGCGGAACATGA
- a CDS encoding BMP family ABC transporter substrate-binding protein — MKKLTVVMLMLALVCSIGFAQGASESTAPAKTEAQPLKVGFVYIGPVGDMGYTYVHDLGTKKAEEYFGNKIQVIRMESVPENEQSERAMEQLLDEGCKLIFATSYNYQQYMLNVANAHPEAYFEHCSGYLKNDTNMSNYFGRMYQIRYLSGMIAGKMSPTGNIGYVGAFNTPEVVRGINAFTLGARSVNPKATVTVVWTNTWYDPSLERQAAVALLDKGVDLIAQHQDTTEPAKAALERGKYAIGYNADFRAVLKDDNVLCSPEWDWSKYVIPAIQSVLDGKFVSQAYWGGSAEGIVYLSEISPKVPADFQAKVQAKAEELKKGTFDVFWGKLTDNTGAVRQNDGEKMSDDKMLTMDWFVDGVIGSVK; from the coding sequence ATGAAGAAACTGACCGTCGTGATGCTTATGTTGGCATTGGTCTGCTCAATCGGATTCGCCCAGGGCGCATCCGAGAGCACGGCGCCCGCAAAGACGGAAGCCCAGCCGCTGAAGGTTGGATTCGTCTACATCGGTCCTGTCGGGGACATGGGGTACACCTATGTGCATGACCTTGGGACGAAGAAAGCCGAAGAATACTTCGGGAACAAGATTCAGGTCATCCGCATGGAAAGCGTTCCCGAGAACGAACAGAGTGAACGAGCCATGGAGCAGCTGCTTGATGAGGGCTGCAAACTGATCTTCGCCACTTCGTACAACTATCAGCAATACATGCTCAACGTCGCCAACGCTCATCCCGAGGCGTATTTCGAGCACTGCTCCGGCTACCTGAAGAACGACACGAACATGTCGAACTACTTCGGAAGAATGTATCAGATCCGGTATCTCTCCGGTATGATCGCCGGCAAGATGTCCCCCACCGGCAACATCGGATACGTCGGCGCGTTCAATACTCCTGAGGTTGTCCGTGGCATCAACGCGTTCACCTTGGGCGCACGCAGCGTCAACCCGAAAGCCACCGTTACCGTGGTTTGGACCAACACATGGTATGATCCTTCCTTGGAACGCCAGGCGGCCGTCGCGCTTCTGGACAAGGGCGTTGATTTGATCGCCCAGCACCAGGACACCACCGAGCCTGCGAAAGCGGCTTTGGAGCGTGGCAAGTACGCCATCGGCTACAACGCTGATTTCCGCGCCGTCCTGAAGGACGACAACGTGCTCTGCTCTCCGGAGTGGGATTGGTCCAAGTACGTGATCCCCGCCATCCAGAGCGTCCTTGATGGGAAGTTCGTTTCGCAGGCCTACTGGGGCGGTTCCGCCGAGGGCATCGTTTACCTTTCCGAGATTTCTCCGAAGGTACCTGCTGACTTCCAGGCCAAAGTACAGGCCAAGGCGGAAGAGCTGAAGAAGGGTACGTTCGACGTCTTCTGGGGCAAGCTGACCGACAACACCGGTGCGGTTCGCCAGAATGATGGAGAGAAGATGAGCGATGACAAGATGCTGACGATGGATTGGTTCGTCGACGGAGTCATCGGTTCCGTGAAATAA
- a CDS encoding ATP-binding cassette domain-containing protein, translated as MEQKIVVQMVNITKKFPGVLANDQVNLTLHQGEVLALLGENGAGKSTLMNMLVGLYRPDGGEIYINGKRADIRNPQDSMALGIGMVHQEFMLVGNMTVAENIILGIKDLPVVPPLDEIKRNITAISDKYALSVNPNAYIQDLTVGEQQRVEILKLVYRGANILILDEPTAVLTPGESRELNEILKKMLAEGKAPSSSPTKWTRCWSSAIRCRSSQRHVHQCRPHQEHQAHPRSGQHDGRP; from the coding sequence ATGGAACAAAAAATCGTCGTTCAGATGGTGAACATCACCAAAAAGTTCCCCGGTGTGCTCGCCAATGACCAAGTGAATCTGACCCTGCATCAAGGAGAGGTGCTTGCGCTTCTCGGAGAAAACGGTGCGGGAAAGAGCACGTTGATGAACATGCTCGTCGGCCTGTACCGGCCGGATGGCGGGGAGATTTACATCAACGGCAAACGGGCGGACATCCGAAATCCCCAGGATTCCATGGCACTGGGCATCGGCATGGTCCACCAGGAATTCATGCTGGTAGGGAACATGACCGTCGCGGAGAACATCATTTTGGGCATCAAGGATCTGCCCGTCGTACCTCCGCTGGACGAAATCAAACGAAACATCACCGCCATTTCGGACAAGTACGCATTGTCCGTCAACCCGAACGCCTATATCCAGGATCTGACGGTGGGAGAACAGCAACGGGTTGAGATTCTCAAACTGGTGTACCGTGGTGCGAACATTCTGATCCTTGATGAGCCAACCGCGGTATTGACCCCTGGAGAAAGCCGGGAACTGAATGAAATTCTGAAGAAAATGCTCGCTGAAGGAAAAGCGCCATCTTCATCACCCACAAAATGGACGAGGTGCTGGAGTTCAGCGATACGGTGCAGGTCCTCGCAGAGGCACGTGCATCAATGTCGTCCCCACCAAGAGCATCAAGCGCATCCAAGATCTGGCCAACATGATGGTAGGCCGTGA